The genomic interval GTTCTCTTTGGTCGGACGCGTTCCCTTTCGTTGCCAAATCCGCAAACTGATCATACGTCGATTGATCCATCAACAAGCTTTGCAGGTGGGGAAGTGATTGCCGCAAACGGTCCAGAATGACAAAACCATCCGCATCGAGGTCACCCCAATAATAGACCTGATTGTGCCGAAGCCAGCCGATGTCGGACAACTGAGTGACTCCATTGCCAAGGCCTCCCAACGCGATGGTACGGTGAAGCGTTGGCAGTGCCAGCAGGTTGACTTTGTTCTCCACGATCAAGATCCGGGCATCGGCGACGGACAGTCGTGCGAGTGATTCGGCGGGGATCGACAGTTCATCAAAGGGCAATCCGAGTTCGGACTGAAAGTCTCGATCCAGAACTCGCAACAGGAAATGTGGCCTAGCGTACCTCAAGCCGTATCGCGGTTCGAATGCGTCGTATCCATAGCGATGATCGATCGTGTGTGGCGGCAACACCAGGTCCAACCATGTGGCCAGTCGTCGACGATTTGATTCGAGCAGCTTGGTCGACACCGCAATCGGCAACTCGCGAGCAAAGCAGTCGGGACGCGGATGGGCAACGAAGAAATCAACGATGTCCAGCAAACCCTCCAGATCGTTGGCGACCGAC from Stieleria varia carries:
- a CDS encoding Wadjet anti-phage system protein JetD domain-containing protein — protein: MITPEAIAEKASRVYPKAVKAWLAGELESFFPHRISANLSLPKNHADAIAEVERLRKSAKQSLGHGYTVAYESRRSRTHGLNQFPTAIWIETMEDLVHFTGTSAEFSKLQIAASTLRTRRPELSSWLTRQSNWKHLLSVANDLEGLLDIVDFFVAHPRPDCFARELPIAVSTKLLESNRRRLATWLDLVLPPHTIDHRYGYDAFEPRYGLRYARPHFLLRVLDRDFQSELGLPFDELSIPAESLARLSVADARILIVENKVNLLALPTLHRTIALGGLGNGVTQLSDIGWLRHNQVYYWGDLDADGFVILDRLRQSLPHLQSLLMDQSTYDQFADLATKGNASDQRELSHLTEDERCCYEFVCRCDTRVEQEHLPNEYLLKALQDLPCRF